The following coding sequences are from one Campylobacter sp. RM16187 window:
- a CDS encoding sugar ABC transporter substrate-binding protein, with the protein MKFKSVLLSCLLLASSLTAGDKLKVYFEAGSIGDNFSSVISNGAKMAAKDLNVDLKVVYSEWDPNKMVENFKNAVATSPDGIVVMGHPGDELYQPLIKNAIEKGINVTSIDTELPKSLGAFKSSGFGYTGSNNYESGKAMANEAVRKFDMKSGEKVMVWGLLSMPVRGLRAKAMLEVFKEKGLKVEYIEISPEINKDPSLGLSVFSAYMAKHPDTKLVVLDHGALTAQSPQFMKSLNLDKEKLNIAGFSLSPATIAGIKDGSIDLVADAQPFFQGYFSIVQIVMSKKYGFSGFKVDTGGGFITAKNIALIEPLVKNGIR; encoded by the coding sequence ATGAAATTTAAAAGTGTTTTATTAAGTTGCTTGCTGCTTGCAAGCTCGCTTACGGCGGGCGATAAGCTTAAAGTTTATTTTGAAGCGGGAAGTATCGGCGATAACTTCTCAAGCGTTATCTCAAACGGCGCAAAAATGGCTGCAAAAGACCTAAACGTCGATCTTAAAGTGGTTTATTCCGAATGGGATCCAAACAAGATGGTTGAAAATTTCAAAAACGCAGTTGCGACTTCGCCTGACGGTATCGTCGTGATGGGTCATCCGGGAGATGAGCTATACCAGCCGCTTATCAAAAATGCGATAGAAAAAGGCATAAACGTAACTAGCATAGATACCGAGCTTCCAAAGAGCCTAGGAGCGTTTAAATCAAGCGGTTTTGGCTACACCGGAAGCAACAACTACGAAAGCGGCAAGGCGATGGCTAACGAAGCGGTGCGCAAATTTGACATGAAAAGCGGCGAAAAGGTGATGGTTTGGGGACTACTTAGCATGCCTGTAAGAGGCCTTAGAGCAAAAGCAATGCTTGAGGTGTTTAAAGAAAAAGGTTTAAAAGTAGAATACATCGAAATTTCACCTGAGATAAACAAAGATCCAAGCCTAGGACTTAGCGTATTTAGCGCGTATATGGCAAAACATCCCGATACCAAGCTGGTAGTGCTTGACCACGGAGCTCTAACGGCGCAGTCACCGCAGTTCATGAAAAGCCTAAATTTGGATAAAGAAAAGCTAAATATCGCAGGATTTTCGCTATCTCCTGCTACGATTGCAGGCATAAAAGACGGCTCAATCGATCTGGTTGCCGACGCACAGCCGTTCTTTCAGGGGTATTTTAGTATCGTGCAAATCGTAATGAGCAAAAAATACGGATTTTCAGGGTTTAAAGTTGATACCGGCGGAGGCTTCATTACAGCTAAAAACATAGCTCTTATCGAGCCGTTAGTAAAAAATGGCATCAGATAA
- a CDS encoding ATP-binding cassette domain-containing protein, whose amino-acid sequence MASDNAIELKNAFKSFGKTKILKGINFSLKKGETIALLGDNGAGKSTLIKCLCGYEKFDKFDSFSVLDTPIKRGEFDLLKARNLGMEVVFQDSSLGLSQEIYRNIFATRHITKFGLIDKKKEIEISNQILKEFMGFSGAGIDATSLASNLSGGEKQGLAIARAIYFKSQILILDEPTTALGVNETERFMGFLDKLKEQNLSIIIITHNLNQAFHIADKFVLLRSGVIEHELDKSEISDLNSLYKVFYE is encoded by the coding sequence ATGGCATCAGATAACGCGATAGAGCTTAAAAACGCATTTAAAAGTTTTGGCAAAACCAAAATTTTAAAAGGCATAAATTTTAGCCTAAAAAAGGGCGAGACGATCGCTCTTTTAGGCGATAACGGAGCGGGTAAATCAACGCTTATCAAGTGCCTTTGCGGCTATGAGAAATTTGATAAATTTGATAGCTTTAGCGTGCTTGATACTCCTATAAAGAGGGGAGAATTTGACCTGCTAAAAGCTAGAAATTTAGGCATGGAAGTAGTCTTTCAAGATAGCTCGCTCGGGCTTTCTCAAGAGATTTATCGAAACATATTCGCTACTCGTCATATCACGAAATTCGGTCTTATCGATAAGAAAAAAGAGATAGAAATTTCAAATCAAATTTTAAAAGAGTTCATGGGCTTTAGCGGAGCAGGAATCGACGCTACAAGCCTTGCAAGCAACTTAAGCGGAGGCGAAAAGCAAGGGCTTGCCATAGCTAGAGCGATTTATTTCAAATCGCAAATTCTCATTCTTGATGAGCCCACAACCGCGCTTGGCGTAAATGAGACCGAGCGGTTTATGGGCTTTTTAGATAAGCTCAAAGAGCAAAATTTAAGCATCATAATCATCACTCACAACTTAAATCAAGCCTTTCATATCGCCGATAAATTCGTGCTTTTACGAAGCGGAGTTATAGAGCACGAGCTAGATAAAAGCGAAATTTCAGACCTAAATTCACTCTACAAGGTATTTTATGAGTAA
- a CDS encoding ABC transporter permease — protein sequence MSKNLVITAILFVILGVFAAFSPEVFLAKNIYFSYLTSVPIILILCLGLLPLIIAGEFDMSFPATMAMSGFVFSYIFKASGNLALAVLVSLAFGALSGAFNALLVINAKIPSIIATIGTQFFWRGLAVVLSGGLSLSLASAEGFMKEFFVGRIAGIPAQSIIGTLLALLTYIVIFRHKFGDNILFSGDNAKAAKMLSINVARSKYLLFINMGVMSALASIILSLEFINWWPTQGDGYMLLVFAAIFIGGTGVSGGSGSVYGTLIGSIIIGIMESGIVAMGFDAFYTRVIYGAIIIVSVVIYAKFDKNSKARDI from the coding sequence ATGAGTAAAAATTTAGTCATCACGGCGATACTTTTTGTGATTTTAGGAGTGTTTGCGGCCTTTTCGCCTGAGGTATTTTTGGCTAAAAACATCTATTTTAGCTACCTAACCTCAGTGCCCATCATACTCATACTCTGCCTTGGCTTGCTTCCTCTTATAATCGCGGGCGAGTTTGACATGAGCTTTCCTGCAACGATGGCGATGAGCGGATTTGTCTTTTCTTACATTTTTAAAGCAAGCGGAAATTTGGCTCTTGCGGTGCTAGTAAGCCTTGCATTTGGCGCACTTAGCGGAGCTTTTAACGCGCTTTTGGTTATAAACGCCAAAATTCCTTCCATCATCGCAACTATCGGCACGCAGTTTTTCTGGCGCGGACTTGCGGTGGTGCTAAGCGGTGGGCTTTCGCTCTCACTGGCAAGCGCTGAAGGCTTTATGAAAGAGTTTTTTGTAGGCAGGATCGCTGGAATTCCCGCTCAATCAATCATCGGAACTCTCTTAGCCCTGCTAACTTACATCGTGATATTTAGGCATAAATTTGGAGATAACATCCTATTTTCAGGCGATAACGCAAAGGCCGCCAAAATGCTAAGCATAAACGTCGCTAGGAGCAAATACCTGCTTTTCATCAATATGGGCGTGATGAGCGCGCTTGCAAGCATCATCCTAAGCCTTGAGTTTATCAACTGGTGGCCTACGCAAGGAGACGGCTACATGCTGCTTGTCTTTGCGGCGATCTTCATCGGTGGCACGGGCGTAAGCGGAGGAAGCGGAAGCGTATACGGAACACTCATAGGCAGCATAATCATAGGCATAATGGAAAGCGGTATCGTAGCCATGGGCTTTGACGCGTTTTACACACGGGTGATTTACGGAGCCATCATCATCGTATCGGTAGTGATATACGCTAAATTTGATAAAAATTCCAAAGCGCGCGACATTTAA
- a CDS encoding cation diffusion facilitator family transporter: MMQFKDGEREKKIIKTAFIGIVTNVILASIKIFIALASNSVAIISDAVNNLSDAFSSLITIFGSKLAQKLPDESHPYGYGRVEYIGGLIVSIIVLMLGFEFLKTSIENIIEPVTTTFTPALLTILFIAIFVKFAIAFYYKKMGNLTKSIALKAVGQEALGDAIISCVILVSAGLSYFANIQVDGYAGALASLFIIYNGVILIKETFDRIIGGRVEKEVSDEIYKAVKECEIVLDAYDLILHNYGVERYVGSINVEVDEHMKISEISQRLNELQIEIYRKYRIYLVFGIYSVNLGQNDTKECVKNLLSEFKSILNLHAFFINTAKKTVRFDVVVSFKERNLDELRSKMESLVAEQFPGYKIFIVIDREFA; encoded by the coding sequence ATGATGCAATTTAAAGACGGCGAGCGCGAAAAAAAGATAATAAAAACAGCGTTTATCGGGATAGTGACAAATGTGATCTTAGCAAGCATTAAAATTTTTATAGCTCTTGCTTCAAATTCGGTCGCCATCATCTCTGATGCGGTAAATAACCTAAGTGATGCATTTTCAAGTTTGATAACGATTTTTGGCTCAAAGCTTGCTCAAAAGTTACCTGACGAGAGCCATCCATACGGCTACGGAAGGGTTGAATATATCGGAGGGCTTATAGTTTCTATCATAGTTTTAATGCTTGGTTTTGAGTTTTTAAAAACCTCGATAGAAAACATCATAGAGCCCGTTACCACGACATTTACTCCGGCTCTTTTAACCATACTTTTCATCGCTATATTTGTAAAATTTGCCATAGCGTTTTACTATAAAAAGATGGGAAATTTAACCAAGTCCATAGCCTTAAAAGCAGTTGGACAGGAAGCCTTAGGAGACGCCATAATATCTTGCGTGATACTTGTTAGCGCAGGTCTTTCATACTTTGCAAATATCCAAGTTGACGGCTATGCGGGAGCCTTGGCTTCGCTTTTTATCATCTATAACGGCGTGATTTTGATCAAAGAGACCTTTGATAGGATTATCGGCGGGCGAGTGGAAAAAGAGGTAAGCGATGAAATTTATAAAGCAGTTAAAGAGTGCGAGATAGTGCTTGATGCGTATGATCTCATCCTTCACAACTACGGCGTTGAGCGCTATGTGGGTTCGATAAACGTTGAAGTTGATGAACACATGAAAATTTCAGAAATTTCTCAGCGACTAAACGAGCTTCAGATAGAAATTTACCGCAAATATAGAATCTATCTTGTCTTTGGAATTTATAGCGTAAATTTAGGGCAAAACGACACAAAAGAGTGCGTGAAAAACTTGCTAAGCGAGTTTAAAAGCATACTGAATTTGCACGCATTTTTTATAAATACCGCCAAAAAAACGGTTAGATTTGACGTTGTAGTTAGCTTTAAAGAGAGAAATTTAGACGAGCTTAGAAGTAAGATGGAGAGTCTCGTTGCAGAGCAGTTTCCGGGATATAAAATTTTTATCGTTATCGATAGAGAGTTTGCTTAG
- the rho gene encoding transcription termination factor Rho, with amino-acid sequence MENINQSAQANSEAQKTTKKHQNTRTHIPVDGHKIEELRTLSLEELVQIANGVGVENPREFRRQDLIFEILKTQTKQGGFILFTGILEITNEGYGFLRSVDANLSDSSNDAYVSNSQIRKFALRVGDIVTGQVREPKDQEKYYALLKIEAVNYMPLAEAKERPLFDNLTPLFPTQKLHLEYDAMKLTGRVLDLFTPIGKGQRGLIVAPPRSGKTELMKELAHGIARNHPEAHLMVLLVDERPEEVTDMQRCVKGEVFSSTFDLPALNHVRVAELVIEKAKRLVEMGKDVIILLDSITRLARAYNTVTPPSGKVLTGGVDANALHKPKRFFGAARNIEDGGSLTIVATALIDTGSRMDEVIFEEFKGTGNSEIVLDRNISDRRIYPAINILKSGTRKEELLQKPDELQKIWAIRSAIASMDDVEALKFLYAKMLKTKDNNELLSILND; translated from the coding sequence ATGGAAAACATCAATCAATCTGCGCAAGCAAATTCAGAGGCGCAAAAAACGACAAAAAAACATCAAAACACACGAACTCACATCCCTGTTGACGGACATAAAATCGAAGAACTTCGCACACTAAGCCTAGAAGAACTTGTACAGATAGCAAACGGCGTAGGTGTGGAAAACCCGCGCGAATTTCGCAGACAAGATTTGATATTTGAAATTTTAAAAACACAGACCAAGCAAGGCGGCTTCATCCTATTTACGGGAATTTTGGAGATCACAAACGAGGGTTATGGATTTTTACGCTCGGTCGATGCAAATTTAAGCGACAGCTCTAACGATGCTTACGTTTCAAACTCTCAAATTCGCAAATTTGCCCTTCGTGTGGGCGACATCGTAACCGGTCAAGTTAGAGAACCGAAAGATCAAGAAAAGTACTACGCTCTGCTTAAAATCGAAGCGGTTAACTACATGCCTTTAGCAGAAGCTAAAGAAAGACCTCTGTTTGATAACTTAACTCCGCTGTTTCCTACGCAAAAGCTTCATCTTGAGTATGACGCGATGAAGCTTACGGGCCGCGTGCTTGATCTCTTTACTCCTATCGGAAAGGGACAGCGCGGGCTTATAGTCGCGCCTCCAAGAAGCGGTAAAACAGAGCTTATGAAAGAGCTTGCTCACGGTATCGCAAGAAATCATCCCGAAGCTCACCTTATGGTGCTTTTGGTTGATGAGCGCCCTGAAGAGGTTACCGATATGCAGCGCTGCGTGAAAGGTGAAGTATTTAGCTCGACTTTTGATCTTCCTGCGCTTAATCACGTGCGAGTCGCAGAGCTTGTTATCGAAAAAGCAAAGCGCCTTGTCGAGATGGGCAAGGACGTCATCATCTTGCTTGATAGCATAACTCGTCTTGCGCGCGCTTACAATACAGTAACTCCGCCAAGCGGCAAAGTGCTAACGGGCGGCGTTGATGCAAATGCACTTCATAAGCCAAAACGCTTTTTCGGAGCGGCTAGAAATATCGAAGACGGTGGAAGCTTGACTATCGTCGCAACAGCGCTTATCGACACGGGCTCAAGGATGGATGAAGTTATATTTGAGGAGTTTAAAGGCACTGGAAATAGCGAGATCGTGCTTGATCGCAACATCTCAGACCGCAGAATTTATCCGGCTATCAACATCCTAAAATCAGGCACAAGAAAAGAAGAGCTTCTTCAAAAGCCTGACGAACTTCAAAAAATTTGGGCTATACGCTCTGCGATCGCTTCGATGGATGATGTTGAAGCGCTTAAATTCCTATATGCAAAGATGCTTAAAACAAAAGACAACAACGAGCTGTTATCGATACTAAATGATTAA
- a CDS encoding DNA polymerase III subunit gamma/tau, whose protein sequence is MQALALRYRPRNFDELIGQESVSKSLTHALSENRLTHAYLFSGLRGSGKTSSARIFSKALVCEHGPTAKPCEKCVHCEMANESRHIDIIEMDAASHRKIDDIRELIEQTKYAPASARFKIFIIDEVHMLTKEAFNALLKTLEEPPSYVKFILATTDPLKLPATVLSRTQHFRFKQISKQNIIKHLEYILSKEGVEYESEAVEILARSGSGSLRDTLTLLDQAIVYSHAKITQSVVADMLGLLDPARIEEIMQVVMSGDRAAMSRLVSELESYDGEMIIDELIANLKENFLGGSSKYSLLLYERFFRILSEAKGMLSVSSDNGFVLSIMLFMMMEAINLKPIDDMIGNFEIKEQGLNLTAPTAKQPQKAQVNTPAKVVAKSPYELFLDKIYDRDYTLGECFKECIEFLEFKDNCLSLSSNASGSNQEKLRSSSKVIMEILRANFGSEAKIKIAPKEAQPKQDDKNDQNLDESVQAETKPDVEQNSNLTEPNQEAQSNFKPYLGDKRDNTEDFATAYSLKFQTDSGIVVDDMALLDMELEKIEEQSKEASKPSEIPEVKVKIGETAAIKSEASESKSPEELQNAKNQAILKEANRLFGEPEILSLG, encoded by the coding sequence TTGCAAGCACTCGCACTTAGATATCGCCCGCGAAATTTCGATGAGCTAATCGGACAAGAATCAGTAAGCAAAAGCCTAACTCATGCACTTAGCGAAAATCGCCTAACTCATGCGTATCTCTTCTCCGGGCTTCGCGGAAGCGGTAAAACCTCAAGCGCTAGAATCTTCTCAAAAGCCTTAGTGTGCGAGCATGGACCTACCGCAAAGCCTTGCGAAAAGTGCGTGCATTGCGAGATGGCAAACGAATCTCGCCACATCGACATCATCGAGATGGACGCAGCAAGCCACCGAAAGATCGATGATATAAGAGAGCTTATCGAGCAGACCAAATACGCTCCTGCCTCAGCAAGGTTTAAAATTTTTATCATCGATGAGGTTCATATGCTTACAAAAGAAGCGTTTAACGCGCTCTTAAAGACGCTTGAAGAGCCTCCTAGTTATGTGAAATTTATCCTTGCGACAACCGATCCGCTAAAGCTTCCTGCCACAGTGCTTTCGCGCACTCAGCATTTTAGATTTAAGCAAATTTCAAAACAAAATATAATCAAACACCTTGAATACATCCTGAGCAAAGAGGGTGTGGAGTATGAGAGCGAGGCTGTCGAAATTCTCGCTCGTAGCGGCTCGGGCTCACTTAGGGATACGCTTACTTTGCTTGATCAAGCCATTGTGTATTCGCATGCAAAGATCACTCAAAGCGTGGTTGCCGATATGCTTGGGCTCTTAGATCCTGCACGCATCGAAGAGATAATGCAAGTTGTGATGAGTGGCGATAGAGCTGCGATGAGCAGGCTTGTAAGCGAGCTTGAAAGCTATGACGGCGAGATGATAATCGATGAGCTGATAGCAAATTTAAAAGAGAATTTCCTTGGAGGAAGCAGTAAGTATTCGCTGCTTTTATACGAGAGATTTTTTAGAATTTTATCCGAAGCCAAAGGCATGCTAAGCGTAAGTAGCGATAATGGCTTCGTGCTTAGTATCATGCTTTTTATGATGATGGAAGCGATAAATTTAAAGCCGATTGACGACATGATAGGAAATTTTGAGATAAAAGAGCAGGGCTTAAATTTAACCGCGCCTACTGCTAAACAGCCTCAAAAAGCTCAGGTAAATACACCTGCTAAAGTAGTGGCAAAAAGCCCGTATGAGCTATTTTTGGATAAAATTTACGATAGGGATTATACGCTTGGAGAGTGCTTTAAAGAGTGCATAGAATTTTTGGAGTTTAAAGATAACTGCCTTAGCCTTTCTTCAAACGCAAGCGGATCAAATCAGGAAAAATTACGCTCAAGCTCAAAAGTGATAATGGAAATTTTGCGTGCAAATTTTGGCTCAGAGGCAAAGATCAAGATCGCTCCAAAAGAAGCTCAGCCTAAACAAGATGATAAAAACGACCAAAATTTAGATGAGAGTGTTCAAGCTGAGACCAAGCCCGACGTAGAGCAAAATTCAAACTTAACCGAGCCAAACCAAGAAGCTCAGTCAAATTTTAAGCCGTATCTTGGTGATAAAAGAGATAATACCGAGGATTTTGCGACTGCTTATTCGCTTAAATTTCAAACGGATTCGGGCATAGTGGTTGATGATATGGCTTTGCTTGATATGGAACTTGAAAAGATAGAGGAGCAAAGCAAGGAAGCAAGTAAGCCAAGTGAAATTCCCGAAGTAAAAGTTAAGATAGGCGAAACTGCTGCTATCAAATCTGAAGCTAGTGAGTCAAAATCGCCCGAAGAGCTACAAAACGCTAAAAATCAAGCCATCTTAAAAGAGGCAAATAGGCTTTTTGGTGAGCCTGAAATTTTAAGTTTAGGTTAG
- the nusA gene encoding transcription termination factor NusA, with protein MEKIADIIESIANEKGLEIEDVKERVIRALINTAKRVYGENYEYDVVIDSASRSLRLYQKITIVANDDERLQEDNEHFLSLSEAKKIDSGVEVGDELTYELSTDNLGRTAAQTLHKELEYHIQRLMEEKIFQKYQDMIGQMVFGTVTRVDSEENTFIEIDEIRAVMPRKNRIKGEKFRVGNVVKAVIKSVYIDKSQGIRVELSRTSPKFLEALLKAEVPEIKDGLVLIAASARIPGERAKVALISTTPNVDPVGATVGTKGVRINAVTKELNGENIDAIEFSSEPTILITRAMSPAIISAVKIVDEKKAVVTIASEQKSKAIGKSGINIRLASMLSGFEIELVELGSVKASEEKEESMKDLKALFGDL; from the coding sequence GTGGAAAAGATAGCAGATATTATAGAATCAATAGCAAATGAAAAAGGCTTAGAGATAGAAGACGTAAAAGAGCGTGTTATAAGAGCTCTTATAAATACCGCCAAGCGTGTTTATGGCGAAAATTACGAATACGATGTTGTTATAGATAGCGCAAGTCGCTCGCTTCGCCTTTACCAAAAAATAACAATAGTAGCCAATGATGATGAGAGATTACAAGAGGATAATGAGCACTTTTTAAGTCTGAGTGAAGCTAAAAAGATAGATAGCGGAGTTGAAGTAGGAGACGAGCTTACTTATGAGCTAAGCACTGATAATCTAGGAAGAACAGCGGCTCAAACCCTTCACAAAGAGCTTGAGTATCATATACAGCGACTTATGGAAGAAAAAATCTTTCAAAAATATCAAGACATGATCGGGCAAATGGTGTTTGGCACCGTTACTCGCGTAGATAGTGAGGAAAATACCTTTATAGAGATAGATGAAATTCGTGCCGTTATGCCGCGTAAAAACCGCATAAAAGGCGAGAAATTTAGAGTCGGAAACGTTGTAAAAGCAGTCATTAAAAGCGTATATATAGACAAATCTCAAGGCATTAGGGTTGAGCTTAGCAGAACCTCTCCGAAATTTTTAGAAGCTCTCTTAAAGGCTGAAGTTCCGGAGATTAAAGATGGTCTTGTGCTGATTGCCGCAAGCGCTAGAATTCCCGGCGAAAGAGCTAAAGTCGCACTTATCTCAACCACTCCAAATGTAGATCCTGTTGGTGCAACAGTCGGCACAAAAGGTGTGCGTATAAATGCCGTCACAAAAGAGCTAAACGGAGAAAATATCGATGCGATAGAGTTTTCAAGTGAGCCAACCATCCTTATAACTCGCGCGATGTCGCCTGCTATCATAAGTGCGGTTAAGATCGTCGATGAGAAAAAAGCGGTCGTAACTATCGCAAGCGAGCAAAAGAGCAAAGCCATAGGCAAAAGCGGTATAAACATACGTCTTGCAAGCATGCTCAGCGGATTTGAAATCGAGCTTGTCGAGCTTGGTAGCGTGAAAGCAAGCGAAGAAAAAGAAGAGAGCATGAAAGATCTTAAAGCTCTCTTTGGAGATCTGTAG
- a CDS encoding HP0268 family nuclease: MELKLARNEIDAKPKTISLDKIEAAVSKDGQKIFYFDKDNSHKQLIALIEHFEEKGLSVYHRTVKYGLDENDYMYEVHIL, translated from the coding sequence ATGGAGCTAAAACTAGCTAGAAACGAGATTGACGCGAAACCAAAGACAATCTCGCTTGATAAGATCGAAGCCGCAGTTTCCAAAGATGGACAGAAAATTTTTTATTTCGACAAAGACAATAGCCACAAACAGCTAATCGCTTTAATCGAGCACTTCGAAGAAAAAGGACTAAGCGTATATCACAGAACCGTCAAATACGGACTTGATGAGAACGACTACATGTATGAGGTTCATATTCTTTGA